The genomic interval CGTCGCCTGGCAGAAGGGTTGTTCCCCGCGAAGCGTAGGCAAGCATCTCCCCGAAGGACCAGTGGATGTCGGCAAGGTTCCCTTCGCTGTAGGCAACGCCGTTCACTGCGGCGGACATGCGCAGGTTGAATCCCTTGTTTCGGCGAAAGGGCTCAAGTTCGTCCGGGGTGACGAGAAAGCCGCTCAGGCTGGTTGCTGTGTCCTTGCCCTTGGCGGGCCCGAGCGACTGGGTCATTTCTCGTTCCTGCAGATCCCGGGCGCTCCAGTCGCAGAGTACGGTGTAGCCGGCAATGTGGTCGTCGGCCTGGTCAGGGTGGAGGTCCGATCCGCGCTTGCCGATGACTGCGGCGACTTCGAGCTCGTAGTCGAAGGCGCTCGTGCCGGGGGCGAGTGGCACTTCTTCGTGGGGTCCCCGGGTGGCTGCGGGGTTGGTGAAGTAAAAGACGGGGGCTTCGTACCAGCCGGGGTGGATGTCACCGCCGAGGGCGCGCATCGAGGTCACGACGTGGGATTCGAACGACATGAAATCCCGGATCGAAGGAGGCCTCGAGATTGGTGCCCGCAGGCTCGCCTGACCGGACGGTACTACTTCGAACGGGTCAGCGATGGCCTCCTCTGCTGCCTGGGCGAGGGTGCCAGACGTGAGGATGTCGATAAGGCTGTCGTTTCCGCGGAGTCCGTGAAGGGAGCCTTCGTTCAACAGGCCCACCCGTTCAGTGAAGTCTGATGGTGAGACGTATGTGGCCCAACGCATGTGTTTTCCTTTAGAGATGGGTGATGGGACGGGGAGTTCCTGCCCTGTCTGCTGTGGGCACCGCCG from Pseudarthrobacter sp. SSS035 carries:
- a CDS encoding fumarylacetoacetate hydrolase family protein; its protein translation is MRWATYVSPSDFTERVGLLNEGSLHGLRGNDSLIDILTSGTLAQAAEEAIADPFEVVPSGQASLRAPISRPPSIRDFMSFESHVVTSMRALGGDIHPGWYEAPVFYFTNPAATRGPHEEVPLAPGTSAFDYELEVAAVIGKRGSDLHPDQADDHIAGYTVLCDWSARDLQEREMTQSLGPAKGKDTATSLSGFLVTPDELEPFRRNKGFNLRMSAAVNGVAYSEGNLADIHWSFGEMLAYASRGTTLLPGDVIGSGTVGTGCILELARVHGSDRYPYLQAGDRVQLDIEKIGSIQVHMTQGPDVIPVCDRDKEFV